The following nucleotide sequence is from Candidatus Krumholzibacteriia bacterium.
TACGCCGGCACCGCGAAGTGCACGACCTGCGGCCGCACCAGACGGGCGAAGTCGTGGTAGGCCAGGCGCACGAGCTCCGTGTGGGAGCCGGCGTTGAAAGCGATCTCCTCGTCCTTCGTCAGCTCGTCGGCGACGTAGACCTCCATCCCGTAGAGGTTGCCGAAGGGCGGCATGGCACCGACCTCGCACTCCGGGAAGCGGTCCTTGAACTCCTTCTCGGTGGCGAGTGCCGCACCGCGGGCGTGCGCCACCGCCCGCAGGAGATCGAAGTCCACCTGCTGCGACGACGGCAGCACCGCCATCGCCAGGCGGTCGTCGAGCTTCACCACCACTGTCTTCGCCAGCTCGCGTCCGGGGATGTGCGCCGAGGCCGCGATTTCCGGCGCCGTGAAGGCCTGCGAATGGCTGATCACGACGTACTTCACCTGGTGGCTGTCCAGGTATTCGCGCAGCTTCTGGACGGGCATCACGTCCTCCCTCTCTAGAGGATGGGCTTCCCCCCCCTCGCGGGGAGTCCCCAACCCAAGGATGCGCCGCCCGCCGCATTTGTCAAAGCCTGCGTCACCCGGGCTCACGCCCCTCTTGCACTTCCCGCCGATCCCATTAGGATTCCCCCCGATTCCACCCGCCGACCGCGAGTGCGCCCAACCCCGGAGGAACCCATGCCAGCGAGGCTGACACCCACGAACCCGCGGAGCCCCCGTCCGAGCGGGGAGGGTTGGCGCTGGAGGCTCCACGCCTCCCTGGCCGCCGTCCTCCTGTCCAGCGCCCCGGGGCTCGTCGCCATCGGCACGGCCGCCGAAACCCATCCTTTCACCGTGCGCGACCTGGTCGCCTTCGACCGCTTGAGCGACCCGCGCGTCTCGCCGGACGGCCGCTGGGTGGCCTTCACGGTGAGCGCGGTCGATCTCGACGCCAACCGCCGGCGCAACGACCTCTGGCTGGTAGCGGTGGACGGCACGAACCTCCGGCGCCTCACCACCCACGAAGCCTCGGATACCAGCCCCCGCTGGTCGGCGGACGGCAAGTCGCTCTGGTTCCTCTCCACCCGCTCCGGTTCTTCTCAGGTGTGGAAGCTGTCGTTGGGCGGCGGTGAGCCCGAAGCGGTGACCAAGCTGCCCGTCGATGTCGGCGCCTTCGCCCTCTCCCGCGACGGCTCCCTCCTGGCGGTGAGCCTGGAGGTGTTCCCCGATTGCACCACCCTCGACTGCACGAAGAAGCGCCTCGACGAAACGGAAGCGCGCAAGGCCAGCGGCCGACTCTACGACTCGCTCCTCTTCCGGCACTGGGATACCTGGAGCGATGGCAGGCGCGCCCATCTCTTCGTGCTCCCGGCGACCGGTGGCGAACCCGTGGACATCATGCAGGGGATGAAGGCCCATGCCCCCTCCAGACCTTTCGGCGGCGACGAGGAGTTCACCTTCACCCCCGACGGCAAGTCGGTCGTCTTCACCGCGAAGGACGTGGGACGCGAGGAAGCCTGGTCGACGAATTACGACCTCTGGCTCGCGCCCGTGGCGGGCGGCAAACCGGCGCGAAAAGTCACCGACAATCCCGCCACCGACACGACGCCGCTCTTCTCGCCCGACGGGCGCACCCTCGCCTACCTGGCCATGCAGCGCCCGGGATACGAGGCCGATTGCCTGCGCCTCGTGCTCCGCGACGGAGCGACGGGCGCGCCGCGCGTCCTCACCGAGAGCTGGGATCGCTCGGTGACTTCCTTCGTCTGGTCCGCCGACGGCCGCGAGCTGTACGTCGCCGCCGAAGAGCTCGGGCAAGAACCACTTTTCGCCGTGGACGCCAAGACCGGCAAGGTGCGCACCCTCGTCGACAAGGGCAACGTGCGCACGCCGCAGACGGCGGGGTCGCTCATCGTTTATGGCCTCGATCACTTGAACTCGCCGGTGGAGCTCTACACCGTGCCCGCCTCGGGCGGCAGTCCAACCCAGATCACCAGCATGAACCGTGAGCGCCTCGCCGCGGTGCGCATGGGCACGCCCGAGCAGTTCCAATTCGCCGGCTGGAACGGCGAGACCGTGCACGCCTACCTGGTGAAGCCCATCGACTTCGACGCCAAGAAGAAGTACCCGGTGGCCTTCATCATCCACGGCGGCCCGCAGGGTTCGATGGCGAACGACTTCCACTATCGCTGGAATCCGCAAGCATATGCCGGCGCCGGCTACGCCGCGCTCATGGTCGACTTCCACGGCTCCACCGGCTACGGCCAGGCTTTCTGCGACGCCATCCGCGGCGACTGGGGCGGC
It contains:
- a CDS encoding S9 family peptidase; the encoded protein is MPARLTPTNPRSPRPSGEGWRWRLHASLAAVLLSSAPGLVAIGTAAETHPFTVRDLVAFDRLSDPRVSPDGRWVAFTVSAVDLDANRRRNDLWLVAVDGTNLRRLTTHEASDTSPRWSADGKSLWFLSTRSGSSQVWKLSLGGGEPEAVTKLPVDVGAFALSRDGSLLAVSLEVFPDCTTLDCTKKRLDETEARKASGRLYDSLLFRHWDTWSDGRRAHLFVLPATGGEPVDIMQGMKAHAPSRPFGGDEEFTFTPDGKSVVFTAKDVGREEAWSTNYDLWLAPVAGGKPARKVTDNPATDTTPLFSPDGRTLAYLAMQRPGYEADCLRLVLRDGATGAPRVLTESWDRSVTSFVWSADGRELYVAAEELGQEPLFAVDAKTGKVRTLVDKGNVRTPQTAGSLIVYGLDHLNSPVELYTVPASGGSPTQITSMNRERLAAVRMGTPEQFQFAGWNGETVHAYLVKPIDFDAKKKYPVAFIIHGGPQGSMANDFHYRWNPQAYAGAGYAALMVDFHGSTGYGQAFCDAIRGDWGGKPLEDLQKGLEAALQKYPFLDGERVAALGASYGGYMINWIAGAWPDRFRCLVSHDGNLDERAAYFVTEELWFPEWDHLGTPWDNPESYEKHNPLRLVSKWQTPILVVHGGRDFRVVETEGMATFTAAQRRGIPSKFLYFPDENHWVLKPQNSILWHDTVLAWLDEWTKPTKKRL
- a CDS encoding YbaK/EbsC family protein; this encodes MPVQKLREYLDSHQVKYVVISHSQAFTAPEIAASAHIPGRELAKTVVVKLDDRLAMAVLPSSQQVDFDLLRAVAHARGAALATEKEFKDRFPECEVGAMPPFGNLYGMEVYVADELTKDEEIAFNAGSHTELVRLAYHDFARLVRPQVVHFAVPA